One candidate division WOR-1 bacterium RIFOXYB2_FULL_36_35 genomic window, AGGATCATACTTACTATTTGGAAGACAATTATAATCCGCAAGACAGGGTTGAGGCTTTTAAACGGTCTTTGGAAACAGAAAAATTTCCGCTCGGCATTTTTTACATAAACGATAAGAAAAAAACATTTGAAGACAATCTGCCTGCTTATTCGTTAAACAAAGAGCCTTTGTATAAGAGAGAAGTGGATTTCAGCAAGCTTGGAAATTTAATAAATATCTAAAAAAAACTCTGTAAGGTTAGATTTTACATGGCGCAAAACGAAAGATTGAGCCGGATGATTATTTATAATATAATAAAAATATGCAGAAGAAAAATAAAAAATTAAGGCTTGCAAATAATGCATTGAGATCTATTGTTGACAGGATAAGAGAGGGTTATTTTCCAGAAAAAATAATTCTTTTTGGCTCTTTATCTACCGGTAAAATTAATGCTTCAAGCGATATTGATATTATGGTAATAAAGAAAACCACTAAAAACCCTTGGGATAGGATGAAAGATATAGATTGTTTTGTTGACCATGAATTTCCTGTGGATTTTCTTGTATATACACCAAGTGAAATAAAAAATAGAATTGAAGATGGCGATGTTTTCGTAAAAGACATATTAGAACATGGGAAGATTGTTTATGAAAAGTAAGGCTTCCAATGTTGTTCTTGAATGGATTAAAAGAGCTGATTCTGATTCTGATTTTTATTTTGCAAAAGTTTTCCTGAAAGAATTCAATGATTTTTACTCTCAAATGTGTTTGCTATGCCATGATGCTGTTGAAAAATATTTAAAAGCTTATTTGATTTTTAAAAATATAAAATACAAGAAAATTCATGACCTAGTTGTTTTATTGAAAGATTGCGCTAAGTTTTCAGATAAGGATCAAGAGTTTTTAAAACATGAAGATGCTTGCAGAATTTTAAATAATTATTATATTCCATTAAAATATCCTTCTCATTATCCTCTTGCAAAACATGATCAAGCCAAAGAGGCAGTAGGTTTGACAGAGCAATTATCTGTGTTTATTAAGAATAAAATCTTAAATTAAATCGAGAAAAAATGAATGCAATAAAAGATATCTTAATCATAGGTGCGGGGCCTGCGGGTATAACTTCTGCTGTTTATGCCGCGCGTAAAGGGCTTTCTCTTTGCATAGTATCAAAAGATATAGGGGGACAGGCGGCATGGTCTTCTAATATAGAAAATTATACAGGATACCAGTTTATAACAGGGCCTGATCTTGTGCAAAAATTCAGGAACCATCTTGAACAATATAAATTTGATATTTTAGAAGGGATGGAAGTTGTTAAAGTTGAGAAAAAAGAAAAGGGCTTTAAAGCTTTGCTTTCAAACGGAGAGATAATAGAAGCAAAAACAATTATAGTAGCCTCGGGGAAAAAACCAAAAACCTTAAATGTTCCCAGAGAAAATGAATTTACAGGAAAAGGGGTTGCCTATTGTACAACCTGTGATGCCCCTGTATTTGCCGGAAAAAATACGGCTGTTGTCGGAGGAGGAAATTCCGCTTTGGATGCGGCGATTTCTCTTGCGAAAATCTCACCAAAGGTTTATATAATAAATATAGCAGATAAACTGACGGGTGATACTGTGATGATAGAAAAGATTAAACAGTTTTCCAATGTTGAAATTTTAAATGATGCAAAGACAATAGAAATTTTTGGAGATAAGTTTGTTGAAGGGATGAAAGTTCTGGCTTATGGGGGAGAGAGGCTTTTGTCAGTTGAAGGCATATTTGTCGAAATCGGATTAATGCCCAATTCTGATTTTATAGATTGCGTGGAAAAAAATGATATTGGGGAGATCAATGTAAATTGTGGATCTGCGACCTCATGCCCGGGAATTTTCGCGGCGGGAGATGTGACAAGCATTCCTGATAAGCAGATTATAATCGCGGCAGGGGAAGGGTCAAAAGCCGCTTTGGCCGCATATAGGTATTTAACTATAAAAAGAGAATGAAGAATTAAAAATGACTTAATGACTAATTTGTTGTGTTGTTTATTGTATTTTCATTTGCAATAAACAACACAATACAAATGAGTTATTTAGGTCGTTGAGATGCTTTGATTAACACGTCTTTTATTTGTATTAAAATACTTTTATCTTTTGGATCTATTTCAGCATTAACGGGCATTAATTCTGTCTCTAATATTCCGGAGATGATTTCCAATAAAACAGTTTTATTAACATTGTCTTCTGGCTTTATTTCACCTGTTTTTGTGTTTATTGTAATGACGACATTCTGTTTTTTTGTTTTAGTTTTAGTATCAATAAATGAAAATCCATAAATTAATATAGTTTTATCATCACTCGAATTTTCGCTAAGGACTTTTATTTTAAGCGAGATCTCTTTAAGATCATTAAATGAAGAGATTATTATTCCTATATCTGGAGAAGTTGGCTCTTCTATGAATTTGTATATTCCAGCAACTTTTTTTTCTTCATCATAAAAAACATCTTCTTTTTGTTTTTGGATTGAAGGCAAAACATTTCCATAACTTATTGGACTTACACTTAACATTTAAAATCAGCTCCTTTTATTTTATGGGTCTGTTGCGTAATGGTCATTCCCGTGAAAACGGGAATCTATTTCTCAAAAAACAAGATGGATCCCCGCTTTCGCGGGGATGACAAATTGCAAAAACTATCATTACGCAACAAGCCCTTTATAGGGTCTCTTCGATTGGTTATCTATAAAATTTCAGATTAGTTTGTCAGATTTTATCAAAAACCTCATTTGATATTTTTGTTAATAAATCTAAAATAAGTTATACTATCTATTATGACAGTTGTTATTAACGCTAAAAATCTAACTAAAAAATATAAAGACTTTACAGCCGTTGACGGGATCTCCTTTGAAATAAAAGAGGGGGAATGTTTTGGATTTTTGGGGCCAAATGGAGCTGGGAAGACTACAACTATTAAAATGATCCATTGTGTATCACCCAAAAATGGAGGAGAATTGACCGTTTTGGGGATGCCCGCGACTATCGATAATAGGGAAGTCAGAAAGTTAACAGGTGTTATTCCTCAAGAGACCAATCTTGATGGAGGGCTTACCGCTTATGAAAATTTGATGATTTTTTCTGAATTTTTTGATATTCCGCGTAAAGAGGCAAAAAAAAGGGTTGTTGATCTTTTGAAATTTGTGGAGCTTGAGAGCAAGACAAATAGTAAAATTGATGAGCTTTCAGGCGGGATGGCCAGACGGCTTTTAATTGCGCGCGCTTTACTTAACAACCCCAAAATCATGATAGCGGATGAGCCGACAACAGGGCTTGATCCCCAGGCAAAGCATCTTATTTGGCAAAGACTTCGTAAGTTAAAGCAAAACGGGGTAACATTGGTCTTGACAACGCAGTATATGGAAGAGGCCGCGCAACTTTGTGACCGTATTGTTATTATGCACAATGGAAAATTTTTAATCGAAGGGATCCCTTCTGTTTTAATAAAACAGGAGATCGGAAACGAAGTTGTTGAAATCCGGATTTCTGAAGATAAAGACAGCGAAATAAAAAGCATATTAAATTCCTGTGCGTGCGAATTTGAAAGGGCGGGAGACACCCTGTACATATATTCAAAAGATGACTTATCCATCATGCGCAACCTTGTGGAATTAAAACTTCCGAGTGTATTGCACAGGAAGGCTTCACTTGAAGATGTCTTTTTGAAGTTGACGGGAAGAGGTCTTATTGAATGATGAATTTATCATATAGAATTTACCATGTTTGGAAGAGGAATCTTGTTTCTTATAAGAGATATATTATTCCAACCCTTCTTGTGAGTTTGGGGGAGCCCCTTTTCTTTTTACTGGCGCTTGGAGTCGGGCTTGGCTCTTATATCGGAGGGTTTGGAGGAATCTCTTATCTTAAGTTTTTGGCCTCGGGGGTAATAATAATTTCGGCTCTTTTTTCTGCGACTTTTGAATGTTTGTATGGCACTTTTGTCAGGATGGTTCATGAAAAATTGTTTTCTGCGTTAATTGTTACTCCTGTTTCTTGTGAAGATATAGTTGCCGGCGAGATCGCATGGGGGATGACGCGTGCGGGAATTAGCGGGGTATTAATGTATATTGTCTCCTTATTTCTTGGAGTTGCTCCAACAAACCCTATTATTGTTATTCTCCTCTTTTTGCTTATTTTATCGGTAGGGTTTGTCTTTTCTTCTTTTAGTATGATAATTACCTCTTTTGCACCTCATATCGATTTTTTTAGTTATTACACAACTTTATTTATAACCCCCATGTTCTTTTTTTCCGGAGTTTTTTTCCCTTTGGATAAAATGCCGGATATAATTAAACTGTCGTCAAACTTTATTCCTTTATCTCACGCGGTAATAATATCAAGAGCTCTTTTTATGGGAATAGTCTATCCAAATTTGATTTGGCATTTTCTTGCTTTGATTGTTCCAGGCATTATAGCCTTTTTTGCGGCTTTATTTCTCATGAAACGAAGGATAATTAAGTAGCAAACTTAGGATATTTCGTGATTTTTTAAACCTAACACCTTTAAGCCCGATCGATTATCCCACTCGGGGTTAATTTGTAACAGATATAAAAATATTGCCTGTTGTTGTAAGTGTTCCGTTGCTTACGGTAATTGTTAGCTGTCGTGAGCCTGTTGTATCGGGAGCTGTCCAAGTAGTTTGTGCTTTTGTTGCTTCAGAAAAACTTCCTTCTCCGCTCCATGCGTATGTTAAAGTCAGGTTGTTTGGATCTGTTGCGCTGCATGTGAGGGTTATTTGATTTCCTATTGTCACAGTAGAAGATGAAGCTGTTATGCTGTTTATTACGGGAGGATCAACTTTTTTCTTTACTACAATACTTAATATTTCTGAGGCTGTATTTCCTGCTGTATCTGAAACGTTGGATATAACCTGATATGTCCCTTCTGTCGTTGGAGATGTCCATGTAGTTGATGATCCGGTTGTCGTTGCAAGTGTTCCTGATGTTGCAGCCCATGAGTAGGTTAACTCCAAATTGCTTGAGTCTGTTGCGCTGCAGGTAAGGGTTGCGACATCTCCTCCATACAAAGTTGTGGGAGTGTAACTTAAGCTTGTTATCTTTATTACAGATGAAGAGCTTGAACTTGAAACAATCAATTTCAAGGTTCCGATTGTTACATATGTCCCATTGCTTACGGAGACTGTTACTGTATAAGTCCCTTCTGTTGTAGGGGCAGTCCATGAGACTGTTTTTCCTGTATTGCTTGAGAGTGTCCCTCCGTCTGCCGTCCAGGTTATAGATAGTGAGGTTGTTGTCTCTGTTGAACTGCTACTGCTTCCTGCTGTAATACATGTGAGCGTTGAGCTGAATCCGGGGACTCCTGTTGCAGGGGTTGCTGTAAGACTTGTTATTACAGGAGATTGATCTGATTCTTGGGTGCTGGATACAACAATGATATTTAAGGAATTTGAGCCTGATACTGATCTATTGCTAGCTCTGACAGTTATCTGATATGTCCCTGGGGTTGAGGGGGCTGTCCACGTGACGGGGTTTGATGACGTGCTTGAAAAAGTCCCTCCGTTCGCGCTCCATGAGTAGGTAAAATTTTCAGAAGAGACGCTTGATGAACTTGACCCTGATGTGACAGATGCGCTACAGGAAATTGTTGCCGTTTTACCGACAACAACAGAAGAAGGGGAGGCTGTAAGGCTTACTGTTAATGTTGTAGAAGAGCAACCGCATATAGTTAAAACAAAAAACAATATGGGTATTAACAGCGACAATTTTGACGCTTTTTTCATTCCACCTGCCTCCAGTTAATTTGAGACTGAGGATTTTCTTTGTGATGCGCGGACAATGCTTTTTAAGCTTTTATACATAATTAAAGCATGTAGTTGTAGTTAGTGTCAAGGTTGAAAAGGAGCTTGATTTTTTGACGATTGCTTTATTATATTATAAAAATAAAACAACTCTTTTGGTTGAAATTTCACCCCGATTATGATAATCGGGGTTAGTTTCTGGTTTTATTGTGAACAATCGGGGTTCATTTGAATCTTTATA contains:
- a CDS encoding thioredoxin-disulfide reductase, which produces MKDILIIGAGPAGITSAVYAARKGLSLCIVSKDIGGQAAWSSNIENYTGYQFITGPDLVQKFRNHLEQYKFDILEGMEVVKVEKKEKGFKALLSNGEIIEAKTIIVASGKKPKTLNVPRENEFTGKGVAYCTTCDAPVFAGKNTAVVGGGNSALDAAISLAKISPKVYIINIADKLTGDTVMIEKIKQFSNVEILNDAKTIEIFGDKFVEGMKVLAYGGERLLSVEGIFVEIGLMPNSDFIDCVEKNDIGEINVNCGSATSCPGIFAAGDVTSIPDKQIIIAAGEGSKAALAAYRYLTIKRE
- a CDS encoding ABC transporter; translated protein: MTVVINAKNLTKKYKDFTAVDGISFEIKEGECFGFLGPNGAGKTTTIKMIHCVSPKNGGELTVLGMPATIDNREVRKLTGVIPQETNLDGGLTAYENLMIFSEFFDIPRKEAKKRVVDLLKFVELESKTNSKIDELSGGMARRLLIARALLNNPKIMIADEPTTGLDPQAKHLIWQRLRKLKQNGVTLVLTTQYMEEAAQLCDRIVIMHNGKFLIEGIPSVLIKQEIGNEVVEIRISEDKDSEIKSILNSCACEFERAGDTLYIYSKDDLSIMRNLVELKLPSVLHRKASLEDVFLKLTGRGLIE